The DNA window GAAACCACTTCCCGCCTTTCTTGTATAGACCTTTGCCTGATGCCTCTTAAGTCTCTCTGAGCCTGGGGTTTGATGTTAAGGGTTTCTTCCCTCATGGGTTCTGGATTCTGAATGCCATATTCCAAGGGTTCTGCTGAATCACTGTTTTCACGTGGCAAATGCAGGTGACTTTCTCTGTCTTCTGCATAAAAATTAGAAACAAACTAAAATTTGAGGGCATGGAATCCTTAGAAAAGTGTAGACTTTCAGCTCTAACAGAAAAGATAAAGTACCTACACCAAAGAAACTAAAAGGTCAAACGTATTAGGATTTACCTGATCATTAACATTTATTTCACCAGAATTGCACTGACACAGATGTCTGAGAATTAAAGAGCTTATTAATATCCCATTAAAGAATCTGTACTTCTTTTATAGCTTCTCTGTGCAGCTGTTTAAGTGAGgacaagaaatctgttatctgtTGGTGCAGTTGCTTTGATGGCTGAAACTAACTGTATGTTTGTTTCAAAGTACTAACAGTGCCGCTTCATTCTGACCATTGTATTTAAAATCAACATACTGTTCTATGATATGGTACATTCCTTCCTAAAGTTCAAGTGCCACTGCTTTATGTATCAGATATGAATAgttccaagattttcaaaaaaattatACCCTAGTATTGCAAATTGTTTCCCAGCTGTTTGTAATTCAGGTGCATTTTAAGGAATACGGTATTTTAAAGCTCTCAATACAATGTGGTGCgctctttaaaaaagagaataaGCCTCATAAAGTACAGCAACATCCACTCCTTGCCTAATACAGAGTTAAGTGATTTCCCCATTTGGCTAGTTCTTTAAAGTATTTTGCAGAAGTATTTCTAGCCAAACGTTTTTCTCTGCATGTAACCATGAGTGTCAAGCTTTCACTAGTATAAGAGTTTCAATGAAAGTAGATGCTTGACTGGAAAACATAAAATACATAGAAAGAATGGTTTCCTACAACCAAACTGACTTATTTAATCCTTTATAATTAAGGTCCCAAATTTTGAGTACGAATCGCTAGCAATGTGTATTACCCTGGTATGACTTTAATGTATATTGCTGAATTTTCTGAAACTTCCCAGTAATTTGCAAATCAGTTTGTACTGTAAAAATCTTCTGAGAAAGCCATGCCtcttgaagacaatggcaaaacttccattcacttcaaaggGGGCAGGATTTTCCCCCCTTGACATAAAAACTAGGGTTGAGAATTTCAAAACTAAGTGTTTAGCACACAATTGGCTTGAAAATCTCAACCTAGAtccttctttatttaaaaaacaaaacaaaacaaaaacctaagcTAGGTAAGCTCCAGAGAAACATAGTGCAAAGTTGTGCAATTTCACTTCCTTGTCTGAAACAAAGCCCCCACAATACCGACTCAAGAAATACATTTTACAGAGATAAAAGAAACTAAGCATCCAATTGTGCCCTTAGAGGCATCCAGGCGACACCACTCCCTGCTGAATTCAGTTAGATTTGTGAATGCATACGAGGGAAGAAGTGAGCCCACTGCACGTAACCCAACACTTACCAAATAGATCTTGTGGATCGTCACTCAAATGCCTTCTCCATCGCGATCCCCCACATGTGAAGACGACAGCTCTTACGAAGTCTCTCCCACAAAGCTTCATATAATTCCCTTCACCGTTTACATCAGAGATTGCTATCAGGAGAGAGATTAAAACCAAACCCAGGATTGCACCCCTCATTTTGCAGAAATGGCACCTGTTGGATCAGATTTCAGTGGAGAAGAAAGAGGGCCAGCAATGCCAAGATCTGAGGATTCTGCTGAATCCAGCCTATTTATATACAATGTCCATTGACTCTATAGGGCAAGGGCTCATTTTCATGAGGCTTTAATGTTTGTCAAGCATGTGAGTTAATCAGCTGTTTCTGGTAACATTTTAAGTGCTTTAGGATTTCCACTTGGATTCTGAGCAAACAATTATTAAAGGGTATATTTAAATAGCACTATTGCTTAACAATGGAAGCATATCCAGTAGTGCAGCATATTTATAGAGCACTATCTTAGATCAACACTACTGATGAGTACTTTCTGCAAAAATGAATGGAAGTTTTATTGCATCTTTCACACATTTAACTGTGTATGTTGTTTTTGATTGTGGAAAAGCTCAATCTACAGCAGCCAATTTCACAGCTGTGCTAATTATGACCATTTAATAGAGATCTGGTCATTTGTGTTATACTAAAAATCTCAAGCTACAGAGCGATTTAACTTTTTTCAGTTATTTAGTTCTCATTTATTTAATTGTACGCCTATTCATCATTTTTGCTCTTGCTAAGTGTTCCTACATGTAATTTggcaattgtttttaaaaatatgggccagattttcaaagttaggCACCCAGACCCATTTCACGTACTGAATTTATTCATGTGGGTACTTTTTGTGCACCAGTAAATCAGGTATTTGCACATGCACATGGCAAAATAGGCACCTAATTTGCTTCTGCACACAAGCTATCTTTATGGAATCAATTAGATGGTGCACATGTGTACATGTGCAGTTGTATGTGGctagttttgaaaatctgaccctggaGATGTACGGTGTTAAAAGGAAATTCAAATTTAAAACAACAGGGAATATGATGGAAAATGGATTATTTCCACATGCTCAAAACAAACTGCAAAATAGCTATAATTATTCTATCCATCctttttagaacataagaatggacctattgggtcagaccgaaggtccatctagcccagtatcctgtcttccaacagtggccagtaccaggtgccctagaggaaatgaacagaacaggtaaccatcaagtgatccatcccctgttgctcattcccagcttctggcaaacagaggccagggacaccattacTGCCCagcctggttaatagccattgatggacctatcctccatgaatttatctagttttttgaaccctgttatggtcttggccttcacagtatcctctggcaaggagttgcacaggttgactatgtgttgtgtgaagaaatacttccttttatttgttttaaacctgctgcctattaatttcatttggtgaccctagttcttgtgttatgagaagtagtaaacaacacttccttatctactttctctacaccagttatgattttatagacctcaatcatctctccccttagccatctcttttccaagctgaaaagtcccagttttattaatctctcctcatatggaagctgttccatacccccaatcatttttgttgaccatttctgaaccttttccaattccaatatatctttttagagttggggcgaccacatctgcacacagtattcaagatgtgggcataccatggatttatatagaggcaacatattttctgtcctattatctatccctttcttaattattcccaacattctgttcacttttttgactgtcgctgcacattgagtggatgttttcagagaattatccacaatgactccaagatctcttacttgagtggtaacagctaatttagaccccatcattttatatgtatagttgggattatgctttccaatgtgcattactttgcatttatcaacattaaatttcatctgcccagtcacccagttttgagagatccttttgtagctcttcgcagtccgcctgggtcttaactatcttgagtaattttgtatcatctgcaaattttgccaccttaccctttttttccagatcatctatgaatatgttgaataggactgctccaagaacagacccctggggaacaccactatttacctctcttcattctgaaaactgaccatttatacctaccctttgtttcctatcttttaaccagttaccaatccatgagaggaccttccctcttatcccatggcagcttactttgcgtaagagcctttggtgagggaccttgtcaaaggctttctgaaaatctaaaaccactggatccccttggtccacatgcttgttgaccccctcaaagaattctagtagattggtgaggcatgatttccctttactaaaaccacgttgactcttcctcaacaaattatgttcatctatatgtttgacaatattgttctttattatagtttcaaccaatttgcccagtactgaagtcaggcttacaggtctgtaattgccgggatcacctctggagccctttttaaaaattggcgtcacattagttatcctccagtcatctggtacagaagctgatttaaatgataggttacagactacagttggtagttctgcaatttcacatttgagttccttcagaactcttgggcaaataccatctggtcctggtgacttaatgctgtttaatttatcaatttgttccaaaacctcctctaatgacacctcagtctgggacagttcctcagatctgt is part of the Mauremys mutica isolate MM-2020 ecotype Southern chromosome 8, ASM2049712v1, whole genome shotgun sequence genome and encodes:
- the INSL5 gene encoding insulin-like peptide INSL5; this encodes MRGAILGLVLISLLIAISDVNGEGNYMKLCGRDFVRAVVFTCGGSRWRRHLSDDPQDLFEDRESHLHLPRENSDSAEPLEYGIQNPEPMREETLNIKPQAQRDLRGIRQRSIQERREVVSLLTTSCCSIGCSEREISSLC